Proteins from a genomic interval of Planktothrix serta PCC 8927:
- a CDS encoding nucleotide exchange factor GrpE, translating into MKKITETKTNLPTRNILSFLSSIDGVLENWGYKRIGIPWEQVEYNPRFHQPDVKDIQPGETVYVRFVGYRDGDRICCPAKVSRKLPNPLK; encoded by the coding sequence ATGAAAAAAATAACAGAAACAAAAACTAATTTACCGACTAGAAATATACTTTCTTTCCTGAGTTCAATTGATGGTGTATTAGAAAATTGGGGTTATAAACGAATTGGCATCCCTTGGGAACAAGTGGAATATAATCCCCGATTTCATCAACCCGATGTTAAGGATATTCAACCCGGAGAAACGGTTTATGTTCGCTTTGTTGGATATCGAGATGGGGATAGAATTTGTTGTCCAGCAAAAGTTAGTCGAAAATTACCCAACCCATTAAAATAA